Genomic segment of Eremothecium sinecaudum strain ATCC 58844 chromosome VIII, complete sequence:
CATTGTCTTCTGCTGCTTCGTAGACATCTTTAACCGTTAAACCACTCCCTTAAACTACCTTATCTATGTTTTATATCCTTTAAACAACACTTTTGTTAACGTTTATAGAAAGCAATAGAAGCGAACTTTTCATATTTTGAAAACGGCTAATAATATCACCACCATAACGTAACTTAAAGAAGCTTTATTTTAGCCTATATACAACTTTAAAGCATGGATATGAATCATCGAAGGCTTCAGATCCCAATAGACACCCTTTGAACCTACTTTAAATCAGTTTTTTACAGCCAACATCTGATCGAATTTGCTATTTTGATTCCTCTTCAAACAAAATTTTTCGCCTTGTTTAGAACTTACAGGTTTTCTGTTACAGAAGAACACATAAATATACCAACGATATAACCTCTCAAAGCGCTTAGAAGTATATTTGAATAGGTATTAGGAGTTATAATGTCCTATAGCATTTCAGGTGTTAAAGAAGCTTTACAATGTGTATCATCAAACGTCAGTCGTGATGAAAAGGGTGTCGCTTTACAGTATCTTGAACAATTCCAAAAAGCTCCTGATACCTGGCAACTGTGTCATATGATTCTATTAGACAGCAGTTGCGAAGGTATTGAAATTCAAATATTTGCATCTCAAACTTTGAGGAATAAGGTTACTTATGATTTAAACCAATTGGAAGGGAATTTGGAGCCGTTTAAACAGTCAATGTTGGACCTTTTGGTGAAGCATACAAATAAATTGATCGTTACTCAGCTTTCTGTAATGATAGCGCGCCTGGCTATCCAATACTTGGAATGGAGGAACCCTATAGGAGAGATTTTTTCAGTGTTATATCCATATCCAGGGAAGCTGTTGGAGTTCCTTAAAATTTTGCCTGAAGAAACATTGGATATGAAATCCACTCCTCTCTCGGAGGATGAGTTCAAGTCGCGCACGCATGAATTGATTAATCAAATAGCAGAGGATGTGATGGTTTTTATTTTATCTTGTGTTAATTCTGTGCATAACAATCCAGAGTACACTGTGGAACAGGTTTTGAAATGTCTCAGTACGTGGATATACGAGTTTCCTATAGAGCAAGTTTTTACTGTGACTCCACTAATAAACCTTGTATTTGAGGTTTTATTTGAGTCGCATGATGACTACCCTGAGGCCTTTGAGGCAGCAGTTGAATGTCTATCAGTGCTTTTAAGAGAAACTAGGGATGTTGCCAATCCAGAAATAATAAAGATGCTTTACGACCGGTTGCTTCTTCTGCAAAACAAACTGCTACCGTTTAATGATAATGATTCATTGGAGTGGTCCGACTACGAGGATATCATGGACGCCTTAACGCGGTTATTCGTTGAAGCAGGTGAGGCATGGTGCGTATTTATCGGTAAGGAACCAGAGTCATTTAGACCGCTTGTGCAAGTTATATTGGTTCTAACCTGTAAAAATACTGATTTAGATGTGGTGAAGTACACATTTCCATTTTGGTTTAATCTAAAGCAGATGTTAGTGCTTGAGCGTTATCAGCGGCAGAAGATGCAATATCGCGATATTTATGTTGAATTGATCAAAGGTATCATTAAGCATTTGGAGTATCCTACCGAGTCATTCCCCAGCaaagaagatgaagacAAGTATAGAGAATTTAGGTATGATATGGGAGATGTTTTGAAGGATTGTACGGCAATCGTTGGTGCAACAGAAGCCCTGACCCAACCATTTGAAATGATCAAATCAAATTTGGAACTCTATGAGACAACATCTCAATGGCAGAAATTGGAGGCCCCGCTATTTTCATTAAGGGCAATGGGTCAAGATATTCCAACCAGTGAGAACGTCATATTACCACAGATATTTCAGATAATATGCAATCTGCAAGAGCATCCCAAGGTTCGTTACGCAGTTACATTAGTGCTTGGAAGGTATACAGAATGGACCAGTAAACATCCAGAATTTTTAGAAATGGAATTAAATTATATTTTTGGGGGCTTTCAGCTGGATAATGATGTCGCTGGTTTATACACGGCTGCATCCCATGCTTTAATGTACTTCTGTCAGGACTGTTCCTCTCTTTTAAGTGGCTATGTCGAGCAGTTAATAGAATTTGCATGGAAAATCGAAAAGTCAGTTGACATGGTGTGTATGTTTGAGGTTTGCCAAGGTTTAAGCTCTGTCATAAATGAACAACCAATTGAGAAATTTACTTCTGCTTTCGAATTGTTTCTCAATCCGCTGTCGGAAAGGTTAAAGCAAGCCGTAGAAGCATGGAAAGCGCAGCCAAACAAAGAGACCTCCATAGAAATTGCAGACTTGATCGATTTGGTTTTTGCTATGTTTGAGTCTTTAAGACCGCGTTACGAGGATCCTTCTATGGGAGCAGAGCCATTACTACCGCATATGGAAAGAATCTGGAATATATTATCAGATTTTTTAAGTCTGGAAGGTGCTGCTTCAAACACCATAATTGTCGAAAGAGCTATGAAGTTGCTTCGTAGGTTCTTTGAACGATACCACGTCTTTTTGGAACCAATACTTCCTATGGTTGTAGAAATGCTAGCGAGGAACTACTTGAATACCGGGTTGGGGTCTTATTTATGGTGTTCAGGTTCGCTAATCTACGTCTTTGGGGACGACGAATCGTATCCGGTGTCACCAGAATTGAAGCAGGCGGTCTGGCTCTTTGCATGCTCTCAATGTGAAGTGTTCTTAAACAATTTCTCCAAAATTGGCCCCAATGAGATCGACGTGTATTATGAAAATATACAAGATTTCTTCGTGATGGTATTAGACGTGATCATGTTTTATCCTAAACAATTTATTACGGCTACGGCACTAATAGATTCAGTGGCCGATTGTGCATCAAAGTCGCTTGATAAGCTAAACAATTTCGAATCCTACATTACAGTGATTCGATGTCTAGATGAGATTCTCTCATGGGGGTTTGCGACACCCCCAATCTCAACCATGGAAATTGATACTGTCCCAATGGAATGGAGGGAAAACGTGCTAAGGATCATGGTTCTCCAGAAGGGAAGTCAACTTGTATCCGTTACTATCAGTGGGTTAACTACAAATCTTAATAGTAATGCGCATCCGGAGGCAATAGGCCTACTTGTGAAACTGTTTAAACTCGCAGTTGAGGCTAACAACAATGACCCTTCTATATGCATGGTCTGGCTCTCAGATGCACTTGAAAAGTTGAGACCAGTTTCGCCAAATGAAAAGAATAAGCTCATGAGCATAGGTAATGCCTTGGTGCAGAGAGATTACAGGAGAGTTAGAAACAATATTAAAGACTTCATTGGTTGGTATTTGAGAAAGCATGTTTCACCAAGATTTTATGGATAATtataataaatattaaCAAACATGTATTGATGTATATAATGTCATTAGTTCGGCTGTATGCTTTTAACGACAATGGTTGTAATTCTTTTGTCGTTTAAATATGATACCGGATATTAATTTTCATACTctaaataataatattcaAGAACAAAACAAACATAAACAAATTCAAATTACACCAAATATCTTATATATACTTACGATTTTGCTACACTCCATTAATATTATAGCAATTATATGTCATGGTAATCTAATATGTTCTCATATATATAATGCCACGAGTCAGAAAAGTAGGGTAGTACTGAAGAGTTGTCCTGCAAGGAGCTGCAAGTCCTCGCAGAGTAACGAAGGCATAGTTTCCTTAAGGGCTCAGTACCTTGACACTGACACCGGACTTGTTGAGCGATTTTTAAATGTTTATAAGTCCACTTCCCGGAATATATACACTGACACTTCTGTCTGTATAACTCATTATGTAAGCAATACCACTCTGCTGAAGCAAATCGCAGGTTGGGTGCCAAAGATAATAAGCGGATCTTAATATCTTTTGGCAGCATTTCAATCTTCGACAGCTTATTTGGCTCTCGATTGTTGCGCAGATAATAGTAGTGCTTTGAAGCCGTACTTAATTCTGGCGCGTAAGAGATTATTAACAGTTTAACTTCGGCGGGTAAGTCATCGAGGTGAAACATTGAGACCATAGGAATTGAGACCTCCACAGTACTAATTGAGGACTCTAGATGATTACCAGTTGAATTACTAAATTTTATAGCTTAAGAGTGTTTCCGAGGTTTTTCGTATCAGTCTTGTATTTAAAGGGTGGTGGTACTGTAGAGGTTGTCTGAAAGTGAGATGTAGACGAAATAAACACCTTTATGAGTCAAAGCACATATATACTCCATTAGTAACGAGACGTATATATAATGCTTTTATTATGGGTATATACAGAATTGCGTACAGACAAAACCGTAGAAACCTTAATCATTCTAATGATCTGTTTTAGTCCGAGCTAAATGGCTCTTTTACGATGAGCTACCGCCTTTCTTCCGAAACAGCGCCTCTTACACGCTGAAATAGAGTAAAAAGTAGTAACTTGTCTCACTGCAATTAAAATACATAGTATGTGCACTAAAATCATTAATTCATATTTACCAAACTGCTATACCTATGTGTTCACTAGCTGAAAAACAATATTAGAAATTATCTCAATGTTAAGTCAAACATGCTGATAGTTGAGTTTCTGGAGCACATCTGGGTAGGCTCTGAAGATTTCGTCGAACCTCTGTGGATGAGACACATGGAACACTTCAGGATCGTTACCCAAGGCCACAAAGAATGTAGCAGTGCCTGACCTTATGGTCTCTGTAGCAATGTTAACAATTTGTAGTGCAATGAGCAACGAGAAAGCCATCAGTGGCACGTTGAAGTTTCCATCATCATTGTAGGCTGGTTTAGTATATCTCAAGTACAGGTATGAAATTAGTGCAGAGATGTACCCCACAAAGAGAGTGTAGAAGCCGAGGGCCAGATTGATCAAGTTGTCGTTGACCAAGGCGTCCAAACCCTTTTCTCTAATTAAGTGCCAGGTTTCTCTAGCAGCACGTAAGTAAGGCTTACCGTATAACGCAATGAACGCATACGCATAATGGTTGAAGTATCTGACCATCCACTCGAACATTCCAACAATCATATCAACAATTATAAATAGACAGCCAACGCACTCGTTGTCTCCTATACCAGAGATAGCCCCGTATCTGAACGCATTAATAATCTGCCTTAGAACTTGGATCAGAGACACAATTAATGAACCGAAGCAAATGGACCCAAATGATGTAGTCAAAGATCTCTTTAAAGAGCCAAAAGCTGGCCAGCGAGGCATACCTTGGTCTGATTTGCCGAAGTAGTACCAGCAACCATAGATACCAGCTACGGTACAGTGAATAACGTTTCTGATTACCTCTGAAATGTAGTACCCACAGAAGAACACAAGAATTAACATACCAACTAATTTCCCTTGAGAACAAGATCCACCCGCTGAATCACATCCACCGTTACCTGGCTTTGGGTCATATTTGATGTAAGT
This window contains:
- the MTR10 gene encoding mRNA transport regulator MTR10 (Syntenic homolog of Ashbya gossypii AAR115C; Syntenic homolog of Saccharomyces cerevisiae YOR160W (MTR10)), whose product is MSYSISGVKEALQCVSSNVSRDEKGVALQYLEQFQKAPDTWQLCHMILLDSSCEGIEIQIFASQTLRNKVTYDLNQLEGNLEPFKQSMLDLLVKHTNKLIVTQLSVMIARLAIQYLEWRNPIGEIFSVLYPYPGKLLEFLKILPEETLDMKSTPLSEDEFKSRTHELINQIAEDVMVFILSCVNSVHNNPEYTVEQVLKCLSTWIYEFPIEQVFTVTPLINLVFEVLFESHDDYPEAFEAAVECLSVLLRETRDVANPEIIKMLYDRLLLLQNKLLPFNDNDSLEWSDYEDIMDALTRLFVEAGEAWCVFIGKEPESFRPLVQVILVLTCKNTDLDVVKYTFPFWFNLKQMLVLERYQRQKMQYRDIYVELIKGIIKHLEYPTESFPSKEDEDKYREFRYDMGDVLKDCTAIVGATEALTQPFEMIKSNLELYETTSQWQKLEAPLFSLRAMGQDIPTSENVILPQIFQIICNLQEHPKVRYAVTLVLGRYTEWTSKHPEFLEMELNYIFGGFQLDNDVAGLYTAASHALMYFCQDCSSLLSGYVEQLIEFAWKIEKSVDMVCMFEVCQGLSSVINEQPIEKFTSAFELFLNPLSERLKQAVEAWKAQPNKETSIEIADLIDLVFAMFESLRPRYEDPSMGAEPLLPHMERIWNILSDFLSLEGAASNTIIVERAMKLLRRFFERYHVFLEPILPMVVEMLARNYLNTGLGSYLWCSGSLIYVFGDDESYPVSPELKQAVWLFACSQCEVFLNNFSKIGPNEIDVYYENIQDFFVMVLDVIMFYPKQFITATALIDSVADCASKSLDKLNNFESYITVIRCLDEILSWGFATPPISTMEIDTVPMEWRENVLRIMVLQKGSQLVSVTISGLTTNLNSNAHPEAIGLLVKLFKLAVEANNNDPSICMVWLSDALEKLRPVSPNEKNKLMSIGNALVQRDYRRVRNNIKDFIGWYLRKHVSPRFYG
- a CDS encoding HHL254Cp (Syntenic homolog of Ashbya gossypii AAR114W; Non-syntenic homolog of Saccharomyces cerevisiae YLR224W); the protein is MVSMFHLDDLPAEVKLLIISYAPELSTASKHYYYLRNNREPNKLSKIEMLPKDIKIRLLSLAPNLRFASAEWYCLHNELYRQKCQCIYSGKWTYKHLKIAQQVRCQCQGTEPLRKLCLRYSARTCSSLQDNSSVLPYFSDSWHYIYENILDYHDI
- the PNS1 gene encoding Pns1p (Syntenic homolog of Ashbya gossypii AAR113W; Syntenic homolog of Saccharomyces cerevisiae YOR161C (PNS1)) — protein: MSGNVYGKPPAYDNGQQYYSGTQYQGQNQPYQGQQFYPQQKPSAVPQQYQFHQNPHYNLNHDGPGAPIGNSFEEKFPTENNNKRKFNDWPFTILFLLTVGAFTALAVITLRAWSDNSSQVGSGVYDGDDTGTLNANSAILLVVTVGSALVLSVVGFILASMYPKMFIYLGMIVNVVTGLAAAIIYFSMRYWSGGIVFLIFTLLVAWCFYSMRSRIPLSVAIMKTVMSVIRRYPQTWIVSLIGTIVAGCFSVIFSAVVVATYIKYDPKPGNGGCDSAGGSCSQGKLVGMLILVFFCGYYISEVIRNVIHCTVAGIYGCWYYFGKSDQGMPRWPAFGSLKRSLTTSFGSICFGSLIVSLIQVLRQIINAFRYGAISGIGDNECVGCLFIIVDMIVGMFEWMVRYFNHYAYAFIALYGKPYLRAARETWHLIREKGLDALVNDNLINLALGFYTLFVGYISALISYLYLRYTKPAYNDDGNFNVPLMAFSLLIALQIVNIATETIRSGTATFFVALGNDPEVFHVSHPQRFDEIFRAYPDVLQKLNYQHV